The following DNA comes from Desulfobaculum xiamenense.
CAACTTGCCCGAATCGTTCATCTCATGTATTGATCCCGCATCCGGTTGCATCTCTTCATCCGTTTCCACCACTCGACACACGTTCAGGACATGCCCATGCGTCTCGCCGCGATTCTCGCAGCGGCCATCCTGCTGACCGTTGTAGGACTCATCCTCCTCATGCCCAACCGCCTCGACCTGCGCTTCGCATCGGGCGGACCGACAAGCTTCGTGCCTGTCGCGCGCGTGGCGCACGAAATTCACTGCGCCCCGGCTACCGACGGCCTGCGCGAGGCACTCGACACCACAGCCCTCACCCGCGCGCTCAACAGCCACGAGGCCATCCTCGCGCACGCGGACATCTTCCTCGCCGACGCAAGCGCCCTTTCGGCCGGACTCGACGCCACGCCAACCGTACGCATGGCCGCCTACACCATCGCCATGCGCACCCACTCCGGCGACAACATCGAAATCCGCAGCCGCCAGACCAAAACGCCCGACCTCACCTCCGGCATCGTCCGCGACATCGACCGCGGCGTGGCCGCCTACCAACGCGCCATGGAGAAATCCTCCACAAACCGCATGCGCTCCATCATCATCTCCTGACCGACCACCGCGAGGCGAGGGGCAAAAAAAAGCCGGTCCATAGACCGGCCGACACATCACGCATCATGCGGGGCTAGAGGTAGCCCACTTCCTTCAAGGCCTGCGAAAAGATGCTCCACGCCTCGTGGGAATCCTGCAGGACGACGAAATTCTCGCGCAGGTCCCGGTCCTCGAATGCACCTTCCCGCCAGAACCCGTTTTCCTGAATGAACGTTTCATACATCTCCGGAGACGCCACCATCATGCGGTGTCTGACTCCATCCCGGTAAACCCTCGGATTGGTTGTAAATCGGGCCGAAACGCGGCCAACTCTCATCACGGTCAAGGCGGCAGAACCATCGTGTTGCAGGTGATCGAAAATATTAAACAACCCTTTAGGCCCATCTACCCCGCCAAGAACGAAAAGACAAGCATCACCGCACGTTCTGCACAAGGTGCCATGCCGTACGTCATCAGAGATGCTGTCGCAACCGTTGCTAGCACCAGCAACGTGTATCGCCCAAATGTGGCGACACAGCGCGCATTCCCGGCTATAGTGATTGCTCAACCAACAACACGCAATGAGAACACTGGCAATCATACTCGGCGCGGTGTGCACCCTGCTCATCCCGCTTTTTCTCCAGTATTTCGGCCTGATCCACATCGGCGAAAAACTGGTGCGAGCCACTGTGCCGCTTTCCGTGACCTATCCCGAACCCGGATGCCCGTTTCTGCTTGCCCCCGAGGACATGAATGCAGTTGAAGAGGCGCTGGCCGCCCATGGCGACCTCATCAGGGACGCGCAGATATCCATCGCCGCCACGCACGAGTCGGCCGGTCCCGGCCGAGAGGGGCTGCTGCCCATCTTCACGCTCTCCCTCGACATGAAGGACGGCGACGCCGTGACCCTGCGCCCCCGGACCGTCCGCCGCGCCAGTCTCCCGGACTCCATTACCCGTGCCGTACGGGACTGCGTGGAGCGCTATCATCGCCTCGAACGACTCGACTCCGGCTCTGGCCCGCGCATCATCACCATTTCCGCCCTGCACGGCTTCCCGGCTCCACGCTGACGCGACAGCCAACCACGAAAAAGGCGGCTCCCGCCATGAACGGAAGCCGCCGCCAAAAAGCCAAACTCGCAAGCCCTACGCGCCGCGCAGAACGCGCTTGTCCCCCACGCGCATGGTCACCTTCTCCTTGTCCAGATACTCCATGACCGGAATGGCAAACTTGCGCGACATGCCCGTCAGGTCCTTGAACTCGGGAGCGCCCATCTCGCCCTTCTCGCGCAGGAAGGCCACCACCCTGTCGCGCAGGCCGTGGATGGCCGGAGCGTGGAAGTACATGTCTTCCTTGATCTTGACCAGCTCGCCCTGCTCCACCAGCAGTCGGAACACGGCAGCCGCGTCCTTGAAGACCAGCCCCAGCGGCTCCAGCACGTCGCGCACGTTGGGCGGAGCCTCGCCACCGGCGGCATAGGCCGCAAGCACTGTCTCACGCAGACGGGACTGATCCGCCGCAAGGGACACCTTGTGCTGCGGCAGACGAAGCGTTTCGGCCTCGGCCACGGCGCGGCCCTGCTTCACCAGCCGCTCCACCACGAAGTGGAACAGCCGCTCCGAAAGCGCGCGGCCCCACGAGGAGGCCAACTCGCCGCGCACGATGCCCTGCTTCATGGGTTCGGCCTTGTGGTAGGCGGCAATGGCGGCCTCGGCTCCGTCGCACAGCGCACCGGCCACGTCGCCGGACACATACAGCCGCGCCTCGCGGTCCACCAGAAACACGTCGCCTCGGCTCATAAGCTGCTGGAGCAGCTTGTCCAGCGTGCGCGTGTCGAACGCCGTCAGCACCATGAGCCGCGCGAAGCTCGCGCCTTCGATCCCGGCCAGCGCAAGCTGCGTCCGCACGAGATCCTCGGGACTCCCGGACGCCAGTAGCGCGAGGCGCTCCATGGTCTCATCCGTGAAGCGCCGGGCCTTGCGCGCGATGGGATTGATGATGCGCCCGCCCGCAATGGTCCGAAGCGGCGAGAAGGAGCGCAGCACCACGCGGTCGCCATACACGGCGGCCATGGGGTCGTCGAAGCGCAGGCGGCACAGGGCCGTCTCGCCGGGGCGCAGCGCGTCGCGATCGAAAAGATGAATGCGGGCCATGACCTCCCGCGTGCCGTGGTGCAGGTGCAGTTCCTTGCGGTGCTTGAGTTCCTTGCCCGCCGAGGCGAGATAAGTCAGCTCCACGTCCCATTCGTTGGCCGGAAAGAGCGTTCCCGGACGGCTCACAACCATCCCGCGCTCCAGGTCGTCCACTTCGAGTCCCGCAAGGTTCATGGCGGTGCGTCGCCCCGCCGAGGCGGCATCCTCGCTCTCGCCGTGGCCCTGAAGACCACGCACCTTGCTCATGAGACCTCGGGGGCTGATCTCCACCTCGTCGCCGACCTTCACGCTCCCCGAAACAAGGGTGCCGGTGACCACGGTGCCATGTCCGCGCATGGTGAACACGCGGTCGATGGGCAGGCGGAAGAGATCAGTGCGCGGTCGCTCGCCGAAGCTCGCGGCCATGTCGGCCACCACGGTGCGCAGTTCCTCCAGCCCCGCGCCGGTATGGGCGGAAACGGCGACGAGCGGCGCATCTTCGAGAAAAGTCCCTTCAAGGAACCCGGCCACATCCTCGCGCACCAGTTCCATCCACTGCTCGTCGACCATGTCGGCCTTGGTCAGCGCGACGATGCCGCGCGTGACGCCAAGCAGCGTGCAGATTTCCAGATGCTCGCGCGTCTGCGGCATGACGCCCTCGTCGGCGGCGATGACCAGCACCACGAAGTCCACGCCGGACGCGCCGGCCACCATATTCTTCACGAACCGCTCGTGCCCGGGCATGTCGATGATGCCGAGGCGCTGCCCGCCGGGCATGTCCCAGTGGGCAAAGCCGAGTTCGATGGTGATGCCGCGCTTCTTCTCCTCGGCCAGCCGGTCGCAGTCGATGCCGGTCAAGGCTTTCACCAGCGTGGTCTTTCCATGGTCGATATGACCAGCCGTGCCCATGATGACAGGCATGTTCCAGAACTCCTTCACGGGGCGCGCCCCGATGCTCTCGTTAGTCGCAAGTCCTTCCTTCTATGGTAAAAACGCGCCCCGCTCAAGCCATGGCATGCGCCCTCGACGAAACCGACCGCCCATCCCGGCGCAGCACTCTGGACTGGCGCACCACCAACGGATAGTCTACCGTATTTGCATGATAAAAGGAGGAACGCCATGACACCCAGCTTCGAGGGACCAGCCGTCTTCGTCAGTGACCTTGCGGCATCGCGCCGCTTCTACGGCGACATTCTCGGCCAGAGCCTGCTTTTCGCCGTGGGGGACGCCTACGCGGCATACAGGGGATTCTCGCTGTGGCAGGCATCCGCCGCGCGGGAGACGATCTTCGGCGAGACGCCTGTAAAAACGACCGAGGCGCAGGGACGCAAAAATTTCGAAATGTATTTCGAGACAGAAGAACTGGATGCGACGTGGGAGCGCCTCACCGCCGAGGCCATCGAGGCGGTGCACCCCATCCGCGAGGAACCGTGGGGACAGCGCAACTTCCGCGTGCTGGACCCGGACGGCCATGTCGTGGAGTTCGGCGAGCCGATGCCCTTCGTGGCGCGGCGCTTCCTCGCGCAGGGACTTTCGGCGCAGGAGACGGCAGCACGGACCATGCTGCCCATCGAGATGATTCAGGCGCTCGACGCTCCGCGCTGAGGCGAAGCGTCGAGCCATTCGCGCGAGGATCAGGACTCCTCGCGAATCTTGTCCATTTCGCGGTAGCAGCGCTGCTCGTCCGCGAAGAAGTTGCAGCCGGTGAGCGCGCCGTGCTTCACGCTGCCCGGATAGTCGCGGCAGACGTCAGGCTTCACGTCCTGAATACCGCAGGAATACCCGCCGTCCGGACGCTGAACCATCCACGGGCAGTATTCGACGGGCAGATGCGTGCCGGGGCGCACCCACAAACGGTTGCGCAACCACTGGCCGTCAACGAACACGTCGCCCACCCACTCCATGATGTCCTCGCGCCCGTTGGCCTTCCAGCGGGCGAGGTCATCCTGCGTGCATTCGCAGCGAAAATCGAGGGTGAAGCAGCAGGTTCCGCACCGGCGACACCGGAAGCGTTCCACCCCGGTCTCAAGCCAGATACCCCGCTCGCCTCCCGGGCACTCTGGCCCAACCTCCGTCGGTCCCCAGAACACCTTTCCACACACCCGCGCAAGCTCGGCAAGGTCGAGCTTCGCGCGGCACAGCGCATCCCAGATGCGTTGCCCTGCCTCGTCGCCGGGGATGAAATCCCGGCCTCCGTTGGTGCGGGTGATGCTGATTCCCTTGACGCCGTCTCTTTGTCCCACGCTCGCGGCACCGTCCGCGACCAAGGGATACAGCGAGGCAAACAAACCAAGCTGGGGGGCATACTGTTCGAAATCGATACGGATGGCCTCCACGGCCTCCTCACGAGTCAGGAACAGTCTTGCCTTACCGTCCATGATTCCTCCGGGGCTTTCCCCGACCCGGCTACGCTCCCGCGTCCCGTGCCCGAAACGCACACGGCGGGAATGCCGGATCGGCACATGATTTTAGGCCCACCATAGGACGCCCCGCAATTTTTGTGAAGCCTGACAACAACTTAGTATCCGAAAACGTATATCCTGCCGAAACTGTTGCCCGGCATGCGCTCGCAGCGTTTGCGCATATCCCTTCGGCGTACGCCGCGCTTTTTTTCTTTCAGCGCAATTTCCGACATCCGGCGCAATGCGCCCCCCGTCTACATCGACAGCCGAGCGTTCCCGCATCCCCGCCCCCGCCCGCCTTTCCCCTGTGGTCCTCAACGCCGCCGATGTGCTATCCTTGACGTCCAGCCACGCCGCGACGGCCCCGGACGTCATGCCCGGCAGGCTCTGCACTCTCCGCACGGCGAAAACGGAATCGGAGCGAACATGACCACGCGCAGCATCGACACCAGACTTGCCGTATTGTCGCTCATGCGTCGTACCGCCCTCGTCTTTGCAGCCGCACTGCCGCTCATGCTGCCGCCCATATTTCCAATGACAGCCGAGGGGAACAACGCCTCGCCGCCCAACCCCACACTCCCTGCGGAAGTGGGCGCACCGTCCAACGCCACAATTCCCGTCAAGCTGGATCATCTGCAACTCGGGCTGGAGGACGTCATCAGCCTCGCCCTCGAACGCAACCGGGACATCCGCACCTTCCGCGAGAACCTGCGGTCGTCCGAACTGTCCCTCGAATCCGAGGAATCCGACTTCAAGTACGAAATCACGCCCACCGCCAACATCGGCCTGCTGGGCGGCGACGAGATTACGGACAGCCGCAACTACCGGGCCGGTGTGGTGCTGCGTCAGCGATTCAAGGAAGGCACGCGGGTGGAGGTCGGCCCCTTCGCAGAGCGTACCGACGAAAGCGGCGAGGACCGGGAATACGTGTCAGGGATGGGCATCTCGCTCACGCAGCCGCTGTTGCGCGGGCTGGGGCGGGACTACAATCTCAACGCGGTGAAGGAAGCGCGCTTCGGCGTACGCAAGGCGCGGCGGGCACTCTATCTCAAGCGGGTGGATGTGATACTGGAGGCGACAGGCGCAGCCTATGCCGTCAT
Coding sequences within:
- the selB gene encoding selenocysteine-specific translation elongation factor codes for the protein MPVIMGTAGHIDHGKTTLVKALTGIDCDRLAEEKKRGITIELGFAHWDMPGGQRLGIIDMPGHERFVKNMVAGASGVDFVVLVIAADEGVMPQTREHLEICTLLGVTRGIVALTKADMVDEQWMELVREDVAGFLEGTFLEDAPLVAVSAHTGAGLEELRTVVADMAASFGERPRTDLFRLPIDRVFTMRGHGTVVTGTLVSGSVKVGDEVEISPRGLMSKVRGLQGHGESEDAASAGRRTAMNLAGLEVDDLERGMVVSRPGTLFPANEWDVELTYLASAGKELKHRKELHLHHGTREVMARIHLFDRDALRPGETALCRLRFDDPMAAVYGDRVVLRSFSPLRTIAGGRIINPIARKARRFTDETMERLALLASGSPEDLVRTQLALAGIEGASFARLMVLTAFDTRTLDKLLQQLMSRGDVFLVDREARLYVSGDVAGALCDGAEAAIAAYHKAEPMKQGIVRGELASSWGRALSERLFHFVVERLVKQGRAVAEAETLRLPQHKVSLAADQSRLRETVLAAYAAGGEAPPNVRDVLEPLGLVFKDAAAVFRLLVEQGELVKIKEDMYFHAPAIHGLRDRVVAFLREKGEMGAPEFKDLTGMSRKFAIPVMEYLDKEKVTMRVGDKRVLRGA
- a CDS encoding VOC family protein — protein: MTPSFEGPAVFVSDLAASRRFYGDILGQSLLFAVGDAYAAYRGFSLWQASAARETIFGETPVKTTEAQGRKNFEMYFETEELDATWERLTAEAIEAVHPIREEPWGQRNFRVLDPDGHVVEFGEPMPFVARRFLAQGLSAQETAARTMLPIEMIQALDAPR
- a CDS encoding YkgJ family cysteine cluster protein codes for the protein MDGKARLFLTREEAVEAIRIDFEQYAPQLGLFASLYPLVADGAASVGQRDGVKGISITRTNGGRDFIPGDEAGQRIWDALCRAKLDLAELARVCGKVFWGPTEVGPECPGGERGIWLETGVERFRCRRCGTCCFTLDFRCECTQDDLARWKANGREDIMEWVGDVFVDGQWLRNRLWVRPGTHLPVEYCPWMVQRPDGGYSCGIQDVKPDVCRDYPGSVKHGALTGCNFFADEQRCYREMDKIREES